AAGGCGCAGATCGCCGCCAACGAGCGCGGCGCGGCCGAGCTGCGCCGCATGGTCGAGGAGTTCGGGCTCGACGTGGTCGAGGCCTATATGGGCCACGTCCAGGACAACGCCGCCGAGGAGGTCGCGCGCCTGATCGGCCGGCTCGACGACTGCGAGTACGAGTATCCGACCGATACCGGGCAGGTCATCAGGGTCAGGATCACGGTCGACCGCGCCGCCCGCACCGCGACCGTCGACTTCACCGGCACCTCGGAGGCGCTGCCCAACAACTTCAACGCGCCCGAGCCGGTGGCGCGCGCGGCCGTGCTCTACTGCTTCCGCGTCATGGTCGAATCGCCGATCCCGATGAATGCCGGATGCCTGAGGCCGATCCGCATCGTCATCCCCGAGGGCTCGATGCTCAAGCCCGCCTATCCGCGCGCGGTGGTGGCCGGCAATGTCGAGACCTCGCAGCACGTCACCAACGCCATCTTCGGCGCGCTGGGGGCCATCGCCAACTCGCAAGGCACGATGAACAACCTGACCTTCGGCAATGACGAGTACCAGTATTACGAGACGATCTGCTCGGGCTCGCCGGCCGGGCGCATGAACGACGGCAGGGGCTTTTCCGGCACCTCCGGCGTCCATGTCCACATGACGAATTCGCGCCTGACCGACCCGGAAATCCTCGAAATGCGCTTTCCGGTCGTGGTCGAGAATTTCGGCCTGCGCGAGGGCTCGGGCGGCGAGGGCGCTTATCGCGCCGGCGACGGCACGACGCGCACGATCCGCTTCACGAAGAAGATGGATTGCGCGATCCTCTCCTCGCACCGCAGGGTCTACCCGCGCGGCATCGCGGGCGGCGGCGACGGCGAGCTCGGCCGCACCGAGGTCCGCCGCCTCGACGGCAGCATCGAGGTGCTGAAGGGCTGCGACCAGACAATGCTGGAAGCCGGCGAGGCGGTGACGGTGATCACCCCGACGGCAGGGGGCTACGGGAAGGCGTGAAGGCCGGCATGAAAAAGGGGGGCGAAAAGCCCCCTTTTCTCATTCGCCCGCGACGCGGTCGCTCAAGCCCACTCGCCCTTGCGGAACACCGGCACCAGCCCGCCGTCGGGCGTAATGCCGTCGATGTCGACCTTGTCGGAGCCGATCATCCAGTCGATGTGGATCAGGCTCGTATTGCCGCCCTGCGCCGCGATCTGATCCGGCGTGAGCTTGTCGCCGCCGACGAAGCACTTGGCATAGCACTGGCCGAGCGCGATGTGGCACGAGGCGTTCTCGTCGAACAGCGTGTTGTAGAACAGGATGCCGCTCTTCGAGATCGGCGACGAATGCGGCACCAGCGCCACCTCGCCGAGCCGCCGCGCGCCCTCGTCGGTGTCGAGCACCTTGTTCAGCACCGCCTCGCCGCGCGCCGCCTTGGCCTCGACGATGCGCCCGCTCTCGAAGCGCACGGAAATGTCGTCGATCAGCGTGCCCTGGTAGGACAGCGGCTTGGTGCTCGACACATGGCCCTCGACGCGCAGCGCGTGCGGCGTGGTGAACACCTCCTCGGTCGGGATGTTGGCGTTGCAGACGATGCCGTTCCTGGCCGTCGAGGCGCCGCCCTGCCATTCGTGGCCGTCCGCGAGACCCACGGTCAGGTCCGTGCCCGGCCCGGTGAAGCGCAGCGCCGAGAACCGCTCGCCGTTCAGCCAGTCGCGGCGCACCGCGAGCGCCTTGTTGTGCGCGGCCCATGCCGCGACCGGGTCGTCGCCGTCGACGCGCGAGGCGGAAAAGATGGCGTCGGCCAGCTTTCGAACCGCCGTCGCCTCGTCGTCGCCCGCAAACACCAGCTTCGCCCACGCGCTGCCGGGAAAGGCGACGATGTTCCAGTTGATGTCGAAGCCGGCGATCTTCTCCAGCGCCGGCTTGTAGGTCATGGAATTGACCTTGTTGGCGCGCGCCACCTTTTCCGGGTCCTCGCCTGAGAGCAGCATCGGGTTGTCGCCGACGATGGCGAGCCGCGCCGTATTCTGCGAGAACGCCTTGGCCATGCCCTCGTAGAGCCAGCCGGCCGCGCGGTCGAACGAGGCGTCCGGCGCGTTGCGATAGCGGGCGAGCGCGATCTCCTCGTCGGCGAGGAACGGCGTCACCAGCCCGGCGCCCGCCTTGTAGGCGTGGGCCGCGATCAGCCTGACCAGCGGCAGCGCCGCCGTCGGCGCGGTCAGCAGGAGGTCCTGCCCCGGCTGGAGGTTGAGGCCGACCCTGACGGCGACCTCGGCCAGACGGTCGAGCTTTGCCGGGTCGATGGCTGGACTGGTCATGATCTCTTTCCCATGAAGCGTGGTGTTCGGCCCTGATTGCGCCATCGCGGCCATGACGGCAAGCGGAGAATCCTCGGGCGAAGAATCCTTACGCGCCGGCGACGATGGCCTTGAGCTTGTCGACCGCCTCGGTGAATTCCTCGTCGCTCATCACGTCGAGGCCGAGCAGGTTCATGCCGCGCATGCCCTGGATGGAGAGATAGACGACCAGCGCCATCGCCGGGTCGCTCGCCGTCTGGCGCATCCGGTCGAGCAGCGCCCGGTTGTGGCGGCGCACCGGCGCGAGGAAGTCGGGGTCCTGCGACAGCGCCGCGAGCAGGCCGGAGGGCGGCGGGCGGCGGCAGTCGTGATCCTCGACGAAGAGTTCGAGATAGGCTTCGAGCATGGCGTCGGCGCGGCCGGCCTTCGTCTCCTGGCGGCGCGCCAGCTCCTCGTCGAACGAGGCGACGAAGGTCTCGACCACCGCCTTGAGCAGCGCCGTCTTCGACGGGAAATGATAGAGAAGGCCGCCCTTCGACACGCCGGCCCGCGCCGCGACCGCGTCGAGCGACAGGTTGCCGGGGCCGGACTCGCGCGAGATCTCGGCCGCGGCCTCCAGAATCTTCTGCCTTGTCTTGGAGCGGCGCCCGGACATGGGTATTTGCATTTTTCCTTGACTAAACCGTCCAGACGGTACACTAAGCGCATCACGCCTTGCAAGCCCCCCTGGCATGCTTCATATAGCCGCCCCAGCCAGAGGGACACCGCAAGGCCGCTTCCGTCTTTCTGGAAGAATCAGCGAGCGCCCCTGACCATGATCAAACGTTTCCTCATCGCCATCGTGCTTCTTGGCCTGATCGCCGGCGGTCTCGTCGGCTTCAACATGTTCCGCGACAAGGCCATCCAGGACTTCTTCGCCAACATGCCGGCGCAGGCCGTCACCGTCTCCACCGTCACCGTGGAGCCGGCGAGCTGGACGCCCGTCATCGACGCCATCGGCACGGTCAGCGCCAGCCGCGGCGTCGATCTCACCGTCGAGACGACCGGCATCGTCAAGGAGCTGAACATCGCCACCAACCAGCGCGTCGAGGAAGGCGAGGTGCTCGTGCGGCTCGACGACGCCGTCCAGCAGGCCGATCTCACCGCGACGCGCGCGCAGGCCGCGCTCGACAAGCAGGCGCTGGAGCGCGCGCTGGAGCTGCGCGAGCGCGGCGTCGGCTCGGCCGTCACGCTCCAGGCCGCGGAAGCGGCCGCCGCCGCCTCGGCCGCGCAAGTCGAGAAGCTCGAGGCCGTGCTGCAGCAGAAGCAGCTGCGCGCGCCGTTCCCCGGCAAGCTCGGCATTCCGCGCGTCGACGAAGGCCAGTACCTGACGCCCGGCGTCGCCGTGGTCACGCTCCAGGACATCGACACGATGCGCGCCGACTTCACCGTGCCGGAGCAGCGCCTGTCGCAGCTCAGCGTCGGCCAGAAGGTGCGGCTTACCGCCGATGGCGACGACACCGCCTTCGCCGGCGAGATCACCGGCATCGACCCCAAGGTCGATCCCTCGAGCCGGCTCGTCTCGGTGCGCGCGGCCATCGACAATCCGGAAGGCAGGCTCACCCCCGGCCAGTTCGTGCGCATCAATGTCGAGATGCCGCAGGAGAACGACGTCATCGCCCTGCCGCAGACCGCGCTCGTCACCAGCCTCTACGGCGACTACGTCTATGCCGCGCGCCCGAAGGAGGGCGAGGGTGAAGGCGACGACAAGACGCTCGAGGCCCGCCAGGTCTTCGTCGGCGTCGGCCGCCGTTCCGGCCGCAACGTCGAGATCGTGTCCGGCCTCTCCGCCGGCGACGTCGTCGTCACCGCCGGCCAGAACCGCCTGTCGAACGGCACGCCGCTCACCATCGACAACACGCTCGATCCGGCGACCGGGCTGAAGAGAGAGGCGGCCGCGCAATGAACTTCTCCGCCATCTTCATCCGCCGGCCGGTCCTGTCGACCGTGCTCGGCTTCCTGATCCTGCTGCTCGGCTTCCAGGGCCTGTTCAACCTTCAGGTGCGCCAGTACCCGGAGGTCGAGGAGACGGTCATCACCGTCACCACCGTCTATCCCGGCGCCAGCGCCGACTTGATCCAGGGCTTCATCACCGCGCCCATCGCCGCCGCCGTCTCGACCACCGAGAACGTCGACTACGTCTCGTCGCAGAGCCGGCCTTCCGCCAGCGTGGTCACGGTGCAGATGCGGCTCGGCTCCGATCCCGACGCGGCGCTGACCGAGGTGATGTCCAAGGTGCAGCAGGTGCGCAGCCAGCTGCCCGCCGACGCCGAGGACCCGACCATCGTCAAGGGCACGGGCATGCAGTTCGCCACCATGTACCTGGCGCTGCAGAACCCGAACATGACCGCCGAGCAGGTGACGGAGTATATCGAGCGCGTCATCCGCCCGCGCATGTCGACCATTCCCGGCGTCGCCCAGGTCGAGATCATGGGCGCGGCCAACTATTCGATGCGGGTGTGGGTCGATCCGATCCGCCTCGCCGCGCGCGGCATGACCGCCTCGGAGGTGCTGGCGGCGATCAACTCGTCCAACTTCCTCGCCGCCCCCGGCAAGACGCGCAACGAGTACGTCACCTATCCGGTGACGATGGAATCGACCCTCCAGACGCCGGAAGCCTTCGGCGCGCTGCCGCTCAAGGCCTCCGGCGACGACGTCGTGCGCCTGCGCGACGTCGCCGAGGTCGAGCTCGCCGCCGAGAACGCCGACATGGTCGTGACCTTCAACGGCCAGCCGGGCACCTTCATCGGCGTCTTCCCGACGCCCTCGGCCAACCCGCTCGACACCGCCTCGGCGGTTCTGGAGGAGCTGCCGGCGATCCAGAACAGCCTGCCGGACGGCATGACGATTACGCTGATGTACGACGCGACCGAGTCGATCAGCGCCTCGATCACCGAGGTCTTCAAGACCATCGCCGAGGCCGTCGCCATCGTCGTGGTCATCATCCTCCTGTTCCTCGGCTCGTTCCGCTCGGTGCTGATGCCGATCGTCACCATCCCGCTGTCGCTGATCGGCGTCTGCTTCATCCTGTTCGTGCTCGGCTACTCGATCAACCTCCTGTCGCTGCTGGCCATGGTGCTGGCCATCGGCCTCGTGGTCGACGACGCCATCGTCGTGGTCGAGAACATCCACCGCCACATCGAGGAGGGCCTGCCGCCCAAGCAGGCCGCCTTCGTCGGCATGAAGGAAATCACCGGCCCGGTGGTGGCGATGACCATCACCCTCGCCGCCGTGTTCGCGCCGCTCGCCTTCACCGGCGGCCTGACCGGCGCGCTGTTCCGCGAGTTCGCCATGACGCTCGCCGGCGCGGTGGTCATCTCCGGCATCGTCGCGCTGACCATCACGCCGATGATGTCGGCGCGGCTGCTCAAGCGCGGCGGCCACAGCCGCTTTCAGCAGGCGGTCGACAACACCTTCGACCGGGTCTCGAACCGCTACGAGCGCCTCGTCGCCGGCTCGCTGAAATACCGGCCGGTGACGCTGATGATCGTCCTCGTTCTGGTGGCGCTGACCGGGTACCTGTTCATGAAGACCTCGAGCGAGCTCGCCCCCGAGGAAGACGAGGGCGCGCTGTTCGCGCTGATCACCGCGCCGTCCTACGCCACGACCGACTACACCAACGCCTATGCCGAGCAGATGCGCGCCCTGACGAAGGACCTTCCCGAGCTCGACGCCAATTTCTCGGTCATCGGCTTCGGCGGCCAGACCAATTCCGGCTTCATGCTGTGGGCGTTCAAGGACTGGGCGCAGCGCGACCGCTCGCAGAAGGAGATCCAGCAGGATATCCAGGCCCGGCTCGCGCCGATCGCCGGCGTCGAGGCGCTGGTGTTCGCGCCGCCCTCGCTGCCCGGCACCGGCGGCGGCCTGCCGATCTCGATGGTCATCCAGTCGACCGGCGATTCCAGCCGCGTCTTCGAGGTCGCCGAGGAGATCCGCCTCAAGGCGCAGGAAACCGGCCGCTTCATCGTCGTGCAGAACTCGCTCGCCTACAACGCACAGCAGGTCGTCATCACCATCGACCGCGACCGCGCGGCGGCGCTCAACCTGCCGGTGCGCGACATCGGCATGACGCTGAGCCTCCTGGTCGGCGGCGGCGCGGTCGCCCAGTTCGACCGCGATTCCAACAGCTACGACATCATCATGCAGGTGCCGCAGGAATATCGCGACAACCCCGAGCGGCTGGGCGACTTCTTCGTGCGCTCGGCCACCGGCCAGATGGTGCCGCTATCCGCGGTCATCAGCGTCACGACGGGCGTCGCGGCCACCGCCATCGAGCAGTTCAGCCAGCTGAACTCGGCGACGATCGCCGCCTTGCCGATGCCGGGCGTGACCACCGGCGACGGGCTGGCCACCATCGAGGAGATCGCGCGGCCGCTGCTGCCCGACGGCTTCTTCATCGACTATTCCGGCCAGTCGCGGCTGGAGGTCGAGCAGGGCAACACGATCATGATCGCCTTCGGGCTCGCGGTGATCGTCATCTACCTGGTGCTCGCCGCCCAGTTCGAGAGCTTCCGCGATCCGCTCATCATCATGATGTCGGTGCCGCTGTCGATCTTCGGCGCCATCGTGCCGCTCAATCTCGGCCTCGGCACGCTGAACATCTACACCCAGGTCGGCCTCATCACCCTGATCGGCCTGATAACCAAGCACGGCATCCTGCTCGTCGAGTTCGCCAACCAGCAGCGCGAGATACACGGGCTCGACCGCTTCGAGGCCATCGTCGCCTCGGCCAAGGTCCGGCTCAGGCCGATCCTGATGACCACGGCGGCGATGTCGCTCGGCGTCGTGCCGCTGATCATCGCCTCCGGCGCCGGCGCGGCCGCGCGCTATTCGATGGGCCTCGTCATCTTCACCGGCGTCATCATCGGCACGATGTTCACCCTGTTCGTGGTGCCGATGTTCTACACCTTCATCGCCCGCAAGGAGATCGCGCACGACGAGGACGACATTCCGCAGGCGGAACCGACGACGGCGCACTGACCCGCCGTCAGGCGAGCCCCCGCGGGATGGACAGGGGCCGGCCCTCGCGCCGGCCCTTGGCTTTGCGGAATGCCCTATTCCTGCGGAATGGAGGCGAGGATCCCGGCGAACGCCGCCCTCGCCTTCTGCGGATGCGGCCCGGCGACCGCCCGCTCCAGCGCCGCGCGCTCCGGCATCTCGCCGACGACGACCAGCGCCACCATGCCGACCGCGTAGTGCGACTTGCACATCAGCGGATAGACGCCTTCCTCGGTCAGCGTCACCGTAAAGTCCTCGCCGATCCCGCCCTTGAAGGGTTCGGCGCCCGCCGGGACCATCGCCCGGATCGTTTCGGCCCCGATTGTCTGGGCATTGTGGTAGCCGTCGACGGGGACGAAGCGGATCGTGTCGCCCGGCGCGGCATGGACGAAGGCGGGCTCGAACGCCATCCGCGCCTCCGGCCCTTCGCCGAGCATGCGGATTTCATGCTCGGCCGCATGGCCCGCGCCGGCAACCAGCAAGCTCGCCACCGCAATCGCCATCCTTCCCGTCATGCCGGCTCCTCCTGTCTCGGTGCCAGCCCCAGCATGCCCGCTTCGCCCGCCAAGACAAGGCGGCGTCGTGTCGCCCCGTCGCTCAGAATGGCAGGAAGCGTAGAAGATCGCCCTCGGCGATCCGCTCGGCCTCGGCCGGGATGACCGCGAGCCCGTCGGCGGCGCAGAGCAGCGCCACCCGGCCGGAGAAGGACGGCTTCAGGAGGTCGATCCGCGGCTCTCCGCCCGCCGGCGCGGTCAGGGAAACGCCGCGGGCGAGCCGCGCCGGCCGGAACTCGATGCGGCCGGGCCGGCGCGTCTCGCCCGCCGCCGCCCGCGCCATGGTGACGAGCGGCTCGTGCCGGGTAATGCCCCCGCAGGCCGCGGCAACGCGCGCGCCGATCAGCCGCCACGTCACGAAGGCCGAGACCGGATTGCCCGGCAGCCCGAAATAGACCGCCCCGCCCAGCCGGCCGACGGTCAGCGGCTTGCCCGGCTTCATCGCCACCTTCATCACATGCGCCTCGCCGCCCGCCTCGGCGAGAAGGCGCGGCATGTGGTCCTCCTCGCCGACCGAGACGCCGCCGGTCGTGACGACGAGGTCGGCAATCGCGGCGGCGCGTTCGAGCGCGGCGCGAAGCGCCTCCGGCTCGTCAGGCACCGCGCCGAGGTCGATCGGCTCGATCCACGGCAGCGCCAGCGCCGCGCCGAGCTGGAAGCGGTTGGAGTTCCATATCTGGCCGGGACCGAGCGCTTCGCCGGGCTGGCGCAGTTCCGACCCCGTAGAGAAGAAGGCGATACGCAGCCGGCGGCGCACCGCGACGCTCGCCGCGCCGACGGCCGCCAGCGCCCCGGCCTCGCGCGCCCCGATCGTCACGCCGCCGTCGAGGATGGCGCTGCCCTGCGCAAGGTCCTCGCCGGCGCGGCGGATGTTCTCGCCGGGGCGCGGCCGCCGCCTTATGACGACGCAAGCCCCCTCGGCGGCCGTCTCCTCCTGCATGACGACGGCGTCGGCCCCGTCCGGCACTGGCGCGCCGGTGAGGATGCGCGCCGCGCTCCCTTGAGGCAGCGCCCCGCCGGAGGCGTCGCCGGCGGCGATGCGCTGTGCCAGCGACAGCCGCCACGGCCCCTCGCCGATGAGGTCGGCGCGGCGCACGGCATAGCCGTCCATCGCCGAATTGTCGAAGGGCGGCAGCGGAACCGGGGTGAAGACCGGGCCGGCCAGCACCCGGCCGACCGCGTCGCCGAGCGCCAGCGTCTCGGTCCCGTCCACCGGCCGGGCAAGCCGCAACGCCCGCGTCACCGCCTCGTCGAAGACGAGCAGCGTCCCGTCCTTCGCCGGCGCGTCGCAGGCGTCGTCCATCAGACCGTCTCTCTCAGGGCGGCCGGAACCGGGTCGGCAAGCGCCGCGCCGGTCCATGCGTCGATCTCCCCCCGCGCCGGGGAAAGCGTCGTGCCGAGCTCGCCGGCGAACGCCTCCCATGCCGGCAGCCATGTGTCGTGCACGGCGGTCAGCACCGGCACGCCGTCGAGCATCGCCTGGCCGATGGCGGCGCGCAGGCCGTGTCCCTCGGCCTCGCCCTTGCCGAAGCGGTTGAGGATCAGGATGTCGGCCCCGTGCGCCAGCGCGGCCTCGAGCAGCCCGCACAGCCCGGCCAGCGCCTGCGGGTCGAGCCGGCAGCCCTTCGCGCCACTGCCGAGCGCCTGCGAGATGACGTGACGCTCGCCCGTGACGATGTCTTCCAGCCAGGTGGTGGCGCAGCAATCCTCGTCGGCCGCCGTCTCGCGCTGGACATAGCCGGCGACGCGCGCACCCCGCGCCTGAAGATCGCGGGCCACCGCTTCCAGCAGAGGGTCGATCGCGTCGTCGCGGCGGTAGCGGACGGCGGCGAGAAGCGGGAAGGGAGATGTCATGCCGGTATCCTCATTCTGGTCTCGGCACGATAGGCGTTCGCGGCCGGCTTTTCACCTGCGAAACATCGTCCCGCCCGAACGGCCGCCGCATCCCTGCTTGATATGGATCAAGGGAGCCGCGCCCGAAACGGGAAACAAGGAACGTCTCGACAGGCATCGGCAGGGGACGCATGGAATCGACCGATCTGCCGCAGGCAAGGGCGCTGCCGCTCTTCGCGACCATGGCTGAAGCGAGTTTCGGCCGGCTCATGCGCGCGGCCCGCGTCGAGGTGCTTCCCGCCCAGACCGGGCTGATCCGCGAAGGCGAGCCGGCGGACTTCCTCCATGTCGTCGTCGAGGGCCGCGTCGAGCTCTATGCGCGCTGGAACGGCCGCGAGACGGTGCTGGAGATGGTGCGTCCGCGCCGCGCCTTCATCCTCGCCGCGGTGCTGAAGGACGGGGTGTACCTCAAGAGCGGGCGCACGAGCCAGCGCTCCCGGCTGCTGCTGATCCCCGCCGGGGACGTCAGGGAGGCGTGCAGCGAGGACGGCGCCTTCGCCCGCGCCGTTCTCGACGAGCTGGCGGGATGCTATCGCGAGCTCGTCAAGCAGCAGAAGGATCTGAAGCTGCGCACGGCGGTCGAGCGGCTCGCCAACAGCCTGCTCGCCTTCGACGGCGAGCAGAACGGCGGCGGCTCGATCGAGCTGCCCTGCGACAAGCGCACGCTGGCCTCGCTGCTCGGCATGACGCCGGAGAACCTGTCGCGCGCCTTCGCCACGCTGAAGCCCTACGGCGTCGAGGTCGACGGCGCGCGCATCCGGCTCACCGACATGGCCGCGCTCGAGCGGCTGGCCAAGCCGACGCCGCTGATCGACGACGCCACGCTCTGAGTTCTGGATAACAGGGATCGTTTCGGAGCCGTTTCGAAAATTCAGAACAGCTCGACCGCCCCGGCCTCGGCCGGCGGCGCGGCGGGACGGATGCGCTTCTCCACGTCGAAGACCTGCGCGCTCTCGCGCTCCATCAGCGATTGGCGCGCCCGGCCCGAGACCGGCCAGAACTGGATCTTGCGGCCATGCTCGCCGCGCAGGCTGCCGCCGACATGGGCGATGCCCTCCGCCGCGAGGAAGCGCAGCGCGAAGTCGGCGTTCTGGCTG
The window above is part of the Aquamicrobium sp. genome. Proteins encoded here:
- a CDS encoding aminopeptidase, producing the protein MTSPAIDPAKLDRLAEVAVRVGLNLQPGQDLLLTAPTAALPLVRLIAAHAYKAGAGLVTPFLADEEIALARYRNAPDASFDRAAGWLYEGMAKAFSQNTARLAIVGDNPMLLSGEDPEKVARANKVNSMTYKPALEKIAGFDINWNIVAFPGSAWAKLVFAGDDEATAVRKLADAIFSASRVDGDDPVAAWAAHNKALAVRRDWLNGERFSALRFTGPGTDLTVGLADGHEWQGGASTARNGIVCNANIPTEEVFTTPHALRVEGHVSSTKPLSYQGTLIDDISVRFESGRIVEAKAARGEAVLNKVLDTDEGARRLGEVALVPHSSPISKSGILFYNTLFDENASCHIALGQCYAKCFVGGDKLTPDQIAAQGGNTSLIHIDWMIGSDKVDIDGITPDGGLVPVFRKGEWA
- a CDS encoding TetR/AcrR family transcriptional regulator, coding for MSGRRSKTRQKILEAAAEISRESGPGNLSLDAVAARAGVSKGGLLYHFPSKTALLKAVVETFVASFDEELARRQETKAGRADAMLEAYLELFVEDHDCRRPPPSGLLAALSQDPDFLAPVRRHNRALLDRMRQTASDPAMALVVYLSIQGMRGMNLLGLDVMSDEEFTEAVDKLKAIVAGA
- a CDS encoding efflux RND transporter periplasmic adaptor subunit, with translation MIKRFLIAIVLLGLIAGGLVGFNMFRDKAIQDFFANMPAQAVTVSTVTVEPASWTPVIDAIGTVSASRGVDLTVETTGIVKELNIATNQRVEEGEVLVRLDDAVQQADLTATRAQAALDKQALERALELRERGVGSAVTLQAAEAAAAASAAQVEKLEAVLQQKQLRAPFPGKLGIPRVDEGQYLTPGVAVVTLQDIDTMRADFTVPEQRLSQLSVGQKVRLTADGDDTAFAGEITGIDPKVDPSSRLVSVRAAIDNPEGRLTPGQFVRINVEMPQENDVIALPQTALVTSLYGDYVYAARPKEGEGEGDDKTLEARQVFVGVGRRSGRNVEIVSGLSAGDVVVTAGQNRLSNGTPLTIDNTLDPATGLKREAAAQ
- a CDS encoding efflux RND transporter permease subunit codes for the protein MNFSAIFIRRPVLSTVLGFLILLLGFQGLFNLQVRQYPEVEETVITVTTVYPGASADLIQGFITAPIAAAVSTTENVDYVSSQSRPSASVVTVQMRLGSDPDAALTEVMSKVQQVRSQLPADAEDPTIVKGTGMQFATMYLALQNPNMTAEQVTEYIERVIRPRMSTIPGVAQVEIMGAANYSMRVWVDPIRLAARGMTASEVLAAINSSNFLAAPGKTRNEYVTYPVTMESTLQTPEAFGALPLKASGDDVVRLRDVAEVELAAENADMVVTFNGQPGTFIGVFPTPSANPLDTASAVLEELPAIQNSLPDGMTITLMYDATESISASITEVFKTIAEAVAIVVVIILLFLGSFRSVLMPIVTIPLSLIGVCFILFVLGYSINLLSLLAMVLAIGLVVDDAIVVVENIHRHIEEGLPPKQAAFVGMKEITGPVVAMTITLAAVFAPLAFTGGLTGALFREFAMTLAGAVVISGIVALTITPMMSARLLKRGGHSRFQQAVDNTFDRVSNRYERLVAGSLKYRPVTLMIVLVLVALTGYLFMKTSSELAPEEDEGALFALITAPSYATTDYTNAYAEQMRALTKDLPELDANFSVIGFGGQTNSGFMLWAFKDWAQRDRSQKEIQQDIQARLAPIAGVEALVFAPPSLPGTGGGLPISMVIQSTGDSSRVFEVAEEIRLKAQETGRFIVVQNSLAYNAQQVVITIDRDRAAALNLPVRDIGMTLSLLVGGGAVAQFDRDSNSYDIIMQVPQEYRDNPERLGDFFVRSATGQMVPLSAVISVTTGVAATAIEQFSQLNSATIAALPMPGVTTGDGLATIEEIARPLLPDGFFIDYSGQSRLEVEQGNTIMIAFGLAVIVIYLVLAAQFESFRDPLIIMMSVPLSIFGAIVPLNLGLGTLNIYTQVGLITLIGLITKHGILLVEFANQQREIHGLDRFEAIVASAKVRLRPILMTTAAMSLGVVPLIIASGAGAAARYSMGLVIFTGVIIGTMFTLFVVPMFYTFIARKEIAHDEDDIPQAEPTTAH
- a CDS encoding pseudoazurin, coding for MTGRMAIAVASLLVAGAGHAAEHEIRMLGEGPEARMAFEPAFVHAAPGDTIRFVPVDGYHNAQTIGAETIRAMVPAGAEPFKGGIGEDFTVTLTEEGVYPLMCKSHYAVGMVALVVVGEMPERAALERAVAGPHPQKARAAFAGILASIPQE
- the glp gene encoding gephyrin-like molybdotransferase Glp, which encodes MDDACDAPAKDGTLLVFDEAVTRALRLARPVDGTETLALGDAVGRVLAGPVFTPVPLPPFDNSAMDGYAVRRADLIGEGPWRLSLAQRIAAGDASGGALPQGSAARILTGAPVPDGADAVVMQEETAAEGACVVIRRRPRPGENIRRAGEDLAQGSAILDGGVTIGAREAGALAAVGAASVAVRRRLRIAFFSTGSELRQPGEALGPGQIWNSNRFQLGAALALPWIEPIDLGAVPDEPEALRAALERAAAIADLVVTTGGVSVGEEDHMPRLLAEAGGEAHVMKVAMKPGKPLTVGRLGGAVYFGLPGNPVSAFVTWRLIGARVAAACGGITRHEPLVTMARAAAGETRRPGRIEFRPARLARGVSLTAPAGGEPRIDLLKPSFSGRVALLCAADGLAVIPAEAERIAEGDLLRFLPF
- a CDS encoding DUF2478 domain-containing protein; the protein is MTSPFPLLAAVRYRRDDAIDPLLEAVARDLQARGARVAGYVQRETAADEDCCATTWLEDIVTGERHVISQALGSGAKGCRLDPQALAGLCGLLEAALAHGADILILNRFGKGEAEGHGLRAAIGQAMLDGVPVLTAVHDTWLPAWEAFAGELGTTLSPARGEIDAWTGAALADPVPAALRETV
- a CDS encoding helix-turn-helix domain-containing protein; this encodes MESTDLPQARALPLFATMAEASFGRLMRAARVEVLPAQTGLIREGEPADFLHVVVEGRVELYARWNGRETVLEMVRPRRAFILAAVLKDGVYLKSGRTSQRSRLLLIPAGDVREACSEDGAFARAVLDELAGCYRELVKQQKDLKLRTAVERLANSLLAFDGEQNGGGSIELPCDKRTLASLLGMTPENLSRAFATLKPYGVEVDGARIRLTDMAALERLAKPTPLIDDATL